A stretch of DNA from Hydrogenophaga sp. SL48:
CTTTGCCGGGCCACTGGAGTCGTCCCCCCTTCAGGGGGGAAGCCGCGTCAGCGGCGCAGGGGGGCTACTCCAGCATCCACTCGTGTGCCGGGTCGTTCTTGAAGACCCAGAAGCGGTTCGGCCCCGCCATCACGTTCAGGTAGTACAGGTCGTAGCCGTGCGGCGCCACCACGGGGTGGTAACCGCGCGGCACCATCACCACGTCGTGGTCTTCCACCGCGCAGGCCTCGTCCAGGCTGCGGTCGTCGGTGTAGACCCGCTGGAAGGCAAAGCCTTGCGGCGGGTTGAGGCGGTGGTAATAGGTCTCTTCCAGCAGGGTTTCCGTGGGCGGCGTTTCCTGGTCGTGCTTGTGCGGCGGGTAGCTGCTCGAATGGCTGGCGGGGGTCATCACCTCCACCACCAGCAGGTGCGCCGCCGTCGGGTCGTCGTGCGGCAGGATGTCGCAGACATACCGCGTGTTGGTGCCCTTGCCGCGCACGCTGCGCTTCATCTTCGCCGGGTCCAGCACGCTGACCTTGCGGTTGCGCGCATCGGCCGGCGCGCTGCACAGCGCCACCTCGGCCGCCCGCACCGCGCGGATGTGCACCACCTTGCCCGGTGGCACATACACCGCGGCCGGCGACACCTCGTCGAACACGCTGTTGCGGATGCCCAGGTTGGCGTGGGTTTCACCGTCGATGGTCACGTCCACCGTGCCGGTGAGCACCACCAGACACAGCTCGCGCTCACCGGATTCCACCGCTTCGGATTCGCCGGACGCCAGGCGCAGGGCGCGAAAGCCCACGTGCGTCCAGCCGGCGCGCTCGGGGGTGACGTTGACGATCTCGCGCCCGGCGGGCGCGGCTTTGGCAAGCAAAGGACTGACCATGTGAAGCTCCTCGTGTTCAGTTCAGCGAGTCCACCAGGCCGCGCAGGGTCCGGTAGCCCTTCTGCGCGTATTCGTAGCTCGGCGCCACGGCCGGGTCCTGCTCGGCCTCGACCACCAGCCAGCCTTGGTAGCCGTTGTCCTTCAGCGTCTTGAGCGTGGCGGCGTAGTCGATGCTGCCATCGCCCGGCACGGTGAAGGTGCCGTTGATCACGCCGTTCAAGAAGCTCCAGCCGTCGTTGCGCGCCTGCGCGATCACGGGCGTGCGCACGTCCTTGCAGTGCACGTGCACCACACGCTTGACGTGCTTGTTCAGCAGGTCCACTGGGTTGGCCGCGCCGCCGAAGTAGGCGTGACCGGTGTCGAACAGCAGGAACACCTTGGCCGGGTCGGTCAGCGCCATCAGCTTGTCCACGTCGGCCGGCGACTCCACATACGCGCCCATGTGGTGGTGGTAGGCGAGCTGGATGCCGTAGGTCTTGAGCAGGTGCTCGCCGAAGGCGTTCAGGCGTTCGGCGTAGGCCTGCCAGAGCGCGTCGCTCGCAAACTGCGGGCGCTTGGACACGGGCGTGTCGATCTGGCCCTGCACGGTGCCGGCGCATTCGCCGTACACCACGACCTTCACACCGTTGAACTGCAGCTTGCTCATGTGGGCTTTGCAGCGTTCGACTTCGGCGGCCACGGCCTGGGCGTTGTCCTGGCCCGGCTCCAGCTCGGCCAGGAAGCCGGAGTACCAGCCCGACACGCAGGCCAGGCCGAACTGATCGAGCTTGGCCTTGAGGCCCGGGCCGTCTTTCGGGAACTTGTTGCCCAGCTCGAAGCCTTCGTAGCCGATCTCCTTGCCTTCCTTCAGCGCGGTCTCCAGCGGGGTTTCGCCGCCCAGGGACGGCAGGTCGTCGTTCATCCACGACAGGGGGTTGATGCCAATGCGGACGTTCCAGCTCATGTGAAGGGTGCTTTCTTGAAAGGGTTGAAGGGTGAAGGGGTGGGCGACAGGCGCCCGGACGGTGGGGCCAGCGGGCGTGTTCAGGGCTTGGGGGGCCGTGGATTCAGGCTCGCCGGCGTGACCAGCTCGAACGGCACATCCACGAAACGGGGAACCGGTTGTTTCTTGATCAGCTGGAGCGCGGTGGCCACCGCGCTGGCGCCCTGCCCCGCCGCGTTCTGCAGCACGGTCACTTTCAGCTCCCCCGCCTTCATGGAGGCCAGCGCGTCGGGGGTGGCGTCGATGCCCGCCACGATGAACCCGGGTGTCCACACCTTGGCCGCCTTGAGGGCTTCGATCGCGCCGAGGGCCATCTCGTCGTTGTTGGCCACCACGGCGTCGAATGTCTTGCCGGTCGTGGCGCTGGTGGCCACGAGGTTGAGGGTGATGTTCCGGGCGCGCACGCGGTCCCAGCTGCCCAGGCGCCTGTCGAGAACCTTGATGCCACGGCAGGCGGGTGTGGCCAGCACGTCGTCAACGTCCTGGGTGCGGGTGCGGGCGGCCTCGTTGGACAGCAGGCCCATCAAGACCACGATGCGGCCCTTGCCGTTCAGCAGGCGGCAAACCTCCTCGGCCTGCAGGGTGCCCGACACCTTTTCGTCGGACGCCACCAGCGCCACACCTGGGGGCCATTGCTCAAAATCGGCCGGCTTCCGGTTCACGTACACCAGCGGAATCCGGGCCTCGTTGACCATGTGGGTGATCACCCGGGTGGCCTCGGTGTCCACCGGAACCACCACGATGGCGTCGACCCGCTGGGCGACCCAGCTGCGGATCTGGTCGAGCTGCCGGCTCTTGCTGCCCTTGGCGTCTTCGATCAGGATGCTCGCGCCGGATTTCTTGCCCGCGTCCACCACGCCGTCCTTCAACAGGCTCAGGAACGTGTCCTGTTCCGACACGGCAAACCCGATCTTCTGGGCCTGCGCGGCCAGCGGCGTCAGCAGGGCGCCGCAGACTACGGCCGTCCACATCGCGCGCCGGGCCCTGCCCCGCCCGGGAAGAAGCTGGTCGGTCATCACAGGCGCTGCCCGTTCTGCGCGATCAGGTGGTTCGCGTGCGCCGCGTTGACCCCGGGGCGCTGAGACACCTCGGGAATCGCCACCTCCCACCAGCAGCCACCGTCGGTGATGCGGGTGTGGGTGGTGTCGATCACGATGACCTGGGTCCGCTTCGCCTGACGGGCTTTGACCATGGCGGCCTTGAGCTCGGCCACGTCTTTCACATGCACCGCGTCGGCCCCCATGGACCGCGCGTGCATCGCGAAGTCGATGGTGCTGCGCTCGCCACCTTCGGGCACGCAGTCGTCGAGCATGTTGTTGAAGCTCGGGCTGCCGGTCTTGAGCTGCAGGCGCTCGATGCAGCCGTAGCCCCGGTTGTCGAGGATCACGACGATCATTTTCTGGCCCAGCATGACCGAGGTCGCCAGCTCGGAGTTGGCCATCATGTAGGAGCCGTCGCCCACCATGACGATGGACTCCTGCCCGGGCCGGGCCATCTTCACGCCCAGGCCGCCGGCCACTTCGTAGCCCATGCACGAGTAGCCGTACTCCATGTGGTAGTTGCCCGGCAAACTGGCGCGCCAGAGCTTGTGCAGCTCGGCCGGCAGCGTGCCGGCGGCACACAGCACCACGTCGCGAGTGCCGCTGTCCAGGCCCAGCTCGGTGGCCGAGTCGCGCACCGCACCGATCACCTCGGCGTCGTAGGGCAGCATGTCCTTGGGCACGTTCGTGGTGAGCTCGGTGATGCGGGCGTTGGCGGCAGCGGCCTGCTGTTTGGCGCGCGCCGTCCAGGCGGCGTCAGCGGTCCAGCCGGCCAGGCCCGTTCCGAGTTGGCCCAGGCCCACGCGGGCGTCGGCCACCAGCGCGGCGCCGCTCCACTTGCCGGCGTCGTAGGGCTGCACGTTCAGGCTCAGCAGCTTCGCCTGTGGGAACAGCGCGTGTGATCCGGTGGTGAAGTCCTGCAGGCGGGTGCCGACGGCGAACACCACGTCGGCCTCGCGCGCCATGTCGTTGGCCCAGGACACGCCGTCGACACCGATGGCGCCCAGGTTGAGCGGGTGGTCCCAGGGCAGGCTGCTCTTGCCACCGTGCGACTCGACCACCGGCACGCCGTGCGCCTCGGCGAAGGCGCGCAGCGCGGCCCAGGCCTGGCTGTAGAGCACGCCACCGCCGGCCACGATGAGCGGGCGTTGGGCGGTGCGCAGCAGCGCGATGGCGTTGGCCAGTTCACGTTCATCCGCGGGCGGGCGGCGGAAGCGCAGCACGCCTGGGTTCAGGAAGTCCTCGGGGCAGTCGAAGGCCATGGCTTGCACGTCCTGCGGCAGCGAGAGGCAGGCCGGGCCGCAGTGGGCCGGGTCCGTCATGGTCTGGATCGCGCGCGGCAGCGCGGTCAGGATGTGTTCGGGGCGCGTGAGGCGGTCGAAGTAACGCGTGACCGGGCGGAAGCAATCGCTCGCGCTCACGTCGCCCTGGCCGAAGCTTTCGATCTGCTGCAGCACCGGGTCGGGGCGGCGGGTGGCGAACACGTCGCCGGGCAGCAGCAGCACCGGCAGGCGGTTCACATGCGCCACCGCCGCCGCCGTGACCAGGTTGGTCGCGCCCGGGCCGATGCTGGTGGACACGGCCATGATGCGCTGGCGGAACTGGGCCTTGGCAAATGCGATGGCCGCGTGCGCCATGGTCTGTTCGTTGTGGGCGCGGTAGGTGGTCAGGCGCTCGCGCTCGGCCACCAGGGCCTCGCCCATGCCGGCCACGTTGCCGTGGCCGAAGATGGTGAACACGCCACCGCAGTAGGGTTCGATCGAGGCGCGGCCGTCAAGGTGTTCCACCTCCATCCGCAGGGCGGCCAGGTGCTTCACCAGCGCCTGCGCCATCGTGAGTCGTTGGGTTTTCATGTCGTCAATCAGGGTATTCAGGCTGCGGCGCGCTGGGCCGTGTGGCGGGTCTTCCAGGCATCAACAAGCACCGCAAAGTTGCGGGCCACTTCGTCCACAAAAGCCGCATCATCCATCTCACCCTTGAACCATTTCATCGAAGCGTCCACCCACAGCGTGCGCCCGACCATGAAGCCTTTGACGATGGGGTTGGTGGCGTTGGCGAAGCTCGCCGCCAGGAAGTCCAGCGGCTGGTTCAGGCCCAGGATCACGGCGCCTCGGCAGTGGCGGTCGCGTTCGCTGATGAGGGCCTCCAGGTCGCGCCAGCCCTGTTCCTGCATGGGCGCGAGTTTCCACCACTCGGGCTTCACGCCCAGGTTGTAGAAGCGCTTGACCGCGCGCAGCACGGCGGCATCGGCGGTGCCGTCGGGCGTCATCGCTTTCGGCGGAATGATTTCCAGCAGCAGCTCGTTGCCGCTCTCGCGCGTGGCTTCCCACAGCTCCAGCACGGTCTGTTCCTGCTGCAGGCGCAATTCAAAGTGATCGTCCGGGTGGTAGTGCACCAGGCACTTGACGACCTGCTCGGTCGGCCAGTGGATCAGCGCGCTGCCCACCGAGCGCGTGCCGTCGAAGCGCAGCGGACGCGAGCCCGGCAGTTCGACCGGGCGGCCGACCCACCAGCCCCGGCCGGTGGCGCTGGCCAGCGCGTCGCGGCCGTAGTCGCCGCCGTCGATCAGCACGCCGGTGTGGCCCTGCAGCTGGCGGCTGCGCTCGACCTGTTCGGCGGCTTGCACCAGCAGTTTTTTCAGCGCGGGGATGCGCGATTCGGCGGCCCCGGCGGCGCGCGCGATGTCGTAGAACTGGCTGCGGTGGTCAAAGGCCATCACGCACAGGTCTTCCCAGCTCGGGCGCGCGGCGGTCACTCGATGCAGGTGCGCCAGCTGCTCATCGGCGTCCACCTGGGGGTTCCGGCTGCCGCCGAACCAGTGGGCCAGCTCGGCCGGCGTGGGCATGGCGGCGGAGCAGGCGTGGCGCGAGACCACGATGGCGCCGCAGGCGTTGGCGACCTGGGTGGACTCGGCCCAGTCCTTGCCCTGCAGCAGGCTGGCCATCAGGCCCGACAGGAAAGCGTCGCCCGCGCCCAGCACGTTGAGCACCTCCACGCGCTCGCCGCGGTAGGTGGGCGCGGCATCGATGTCGTCGGGCACGTCGCCTTCGATCACGCAGCAGCCCAGCGCGCCGCGTTTGACCACCAGCGCGGCCGTGGGGCACAGGGCGCGCACGGCGCGCAGGCTGGCGATGAGTTCGTCGGCCACGCCCCCGGCGATGAAGAACTCTTCTTCGGTGCCGACCAGCAGGTCGAACAGCGGCAGCGAGGCCTGCAGCTGGCGCGTCACGCCGGCGTCGTCCACGAAACGGTTTTCACCGGCGCCCCGGCCGGTCAGGCCCCAGAGCACCGGGCGGTAGTCGATATCCAGCACGGTCACCGTGCCGCTGCGGCGCGCGGCCTGCAGCGCCTTGTGGGCGGCGGCGCGGGTGCCGGGGGTCGAGAGGTGGGTGCCGGTGATGGCCAGCGCGCGGCACTGGGCGATGAAAGCTTCGTCAATGGCGGCGGCGTCGATCGCCATGTCGGCGCAGTTCTCGCGCACGAACAGCAGCGGGAAGGTGTCGCGGTCCTTCAGGCCCAGCAGCACCAGGGCCGTGAGGCGCTCCGGGTCCACCTGCACCTGGCTGGTGTCGCAGCCTTCGGCGCGCAGGCTCTCGGTGAGGAAGCGGCCCATCTGCTCGTCGCCGACGCGCGAGATCATGGCGCTCCTGCAGCCCAGGCGCGCCACGCCGAAGGCCAGGTTGGCCGAGCTGCCACCCAGGTACATGGCCAGGCTGCGCGCATCTTCGAGGCGGCTGCCGAACTGCTGGGCGTAGAGGTCCACGGCCAGCCGGCCCAGGCAGGCCAGGTCGTGGCGGCGACCTTGTGGAAATGGTAGTTGGCTCATCGGCGTTTCGGCCTCCGGCGGGAGGCGTCGGTCAGGGTTTGAAAAAGAGGGCGATGTCGGGCGACTGGCGCAACGGAGGCAGGACCACAGAAGCCATGGCAAAGCCCGCGTGGTGCTGAGTCTATGGTTTTGAGAAAATATTTTCTCTTGGTGTAAACACTTAGAAAATATTTTTCTAATTTGCCTATAGTCCATCCTGCCAACCGAAGAGTCGCCCCCATGCCGGCACAGCCCGACCGAGAGGCGACCCAGGCAATCCACTTCAATCCACCGGAGACATTCATGAAGAAACTTCTCGTCGCAGCCGCCGTGTCCACCACCCTGCTGGCCCCGCTGGCCGCCCACGCCCAGAAAGTCGGCCTGGCCATGGCCGAGCTGGACACCTTCCTGACCCTGCTCAAGAACGGCACGCTGGACGCCGCCAAAAAATCAGGCGCGACCGTGCAGGTGGAAGATGCCCAGGCCGACGTGGGCAAGCAGCTGAGCCAGATCCAGAACTTCATCGCCCAGAAGGTGGACGCGATCATCGTCAACCCGGTGGACACCGACGTGACGCCCAAGATCACCAAGATGGTGACCGACGCCAAGATCCCCCTGGTCTACGTGAACCGCAAGCCGGTGGACTTCGCCAAGCTGCCGGCCGGCGTGGCCTTCGTGGCATCGGACGAAACAGTCTCCGGCACACTGCAGACGCAACAGGTCTGCAAGCTGCTCAAAGGCAAGGGCGACGTGCTGGTGCTGATGGGCGATCTCTCCAACGAAGCCGCTCGCACCCGCACGCAGGACATCGAGGACGTGGTCAAGACCAAGGAGTGCTCGGGCCTCAAGATCGCCGACAAGCGCGAAGGCAAGTGGAGCCGCACCAACGGCCAGGATCTGACCACCAACTGGCTGTCCTCGGGCGTGAAGTTCGATGCCATCATCGCCAACAACGACGAGATGGCCCTGGGCGCGATCAACGCGCTGAAGGCGTCCAAGAAGTGGACCCCCGCTTCCATCGTCGCCGGCATCGACGCCACACCCGACGCGCTGGCCTCGATGAAGGCCGGCGACCTGAAGGTCACCGTGTTCCAGAACGCCGCCGGACAGGGCGCGGGCGCCGTCGAGTCGGCCCTCAAGCTGATCAAGAAGCAGCCCGTGGACCGTTTCGTGAACGTGCCGTTCGAGCTGGTCACGCCCGAGAACCTGAGCAAGTACAGCGGCAAGAACTGAGCGTTCTTCGCCACAGGGCGGCCCGACAGGGCCGCCCTGTTGTCCCTTTCGAGTCCGGAGACCGCTCCATGTCTGATACAGCCACCCTCGAACGACCGGCCCCGGCCGGTCAGGTCGCCCCCCCGCCACTGCTGGAAATACGCGGCATCCGCAAGGCCTTCCCCGGCGTGGTCGCGCTGGACAACGTGGGCTTCCAGCTGCGCGCCGGCACCGTGCACGCCCTGATGGGCGAAAACGGCGCGGGCAAGTCCACGCTGATGAAGATCATTGCCGGCGTCTACACGCCGGACAAGGGCGAGATCCGCCTCAAGGGCCAGCCCGTCACACTCAAGTCGCCCATCGATGCGCTGAGCCAGGGCATCGCCATGATCCACCAGGAACTCAACCTGATGCCGCACATGACGGTGGCCGAGAACGTGTGGATCACCCGCGAACCCAAGAACCGTTTCGGCTTCGTGGACCACACCGAACTCCGGCGCCGCACCGAAGCGCTGTTCGCGCGCCTGAACATCCACATCGATCCGCTGGCCGAGGTCCAGACCCTGTCGGTGGCGAGCCGCCAGATGGTGGAGATCGCCAAGGCCGTGTCCTACAACTCGGACGTGCTGATCATGGACGAGCCCACCTCGGCGCTGACCGAGACCGAAGTGGCGCACCTGTTCGACATCATCCGCACGCTGCGCGCGCAGGGCAAAGGCATCATCTACATCACCCACAAGATGAACGAGCTGTTCGAGATCGCCGACGAGTTCTCGGTGTTCCGCGACGGCCAGTACATCGCCACCCACGCCTCCAGCGATGTGACCCGCGACGACATCATCAAGATGATGGTGGGCCGCGAGATCACGCAGATGTTCCCCAAGGAGACCGTGCCCATCGGCGAGGTCGTGCTCTCGGTCAGGAACCTGAGCCTCAAGGGCGTGTTCGACGACGTGAGCTTCGACATCCGCGCGGGCGAGATCCTGGGCCTGGCCGGCCTGGTGGGCTCGGGCCGCTCCAACGTGGCCGAAACGCTGTTCGGCGTGACGCCGGCCACCAGCGGCAGCATCACCATCAACGGACAAGCCATGGTGATGGACACCCCGGCCAAGGCCATGGGCGCCGGCATGGCCTTCCTGACCGAAGACCGCAAGGACACCGGCTGCTTCCTGTGCCTGGACATCCAGACCAACGCCGAGATGGCCGTGCTCAACCAGCGCTACGTGAACAAGCTGGGCTTTGTGCAGAGCTCGCAGCTGACCAAGGACAGCATCGAGATGGCGCGGCGCCTGCGCGTCAAGACGCCCGACATGCAGGAGATCATCCAGAACCTCTCGGGCGGCAACCAGCAGAAGGTGCTGGTGGCGCGCTGGCTGCTGACCCACCCCAAGATCCTGATCCTGGACGAACCCACGCGCGGCATCGACGTCGGTGCCAAGGCCGAGATCCACAAACTGGTGAGCGAGCTCGCTGGCCAGGGCGTGGCGATCCTGATGATCTCTTCCGAAATGCCCGAGGTGCTGGGCATGAGCGACCGCGTCGCGGTCATGCACCAGGGCCGCATCACCGGCATCCTCGACCGTTCTGAAGCCACCCAGGTCAGCGTGATGGAC
This window harbors:
- the iolE gene encoding myo-inosose-2 dehydratase, which codes for MSWNVRIGINPLSWMNDDLPSLGGETPLETALKEGKEIGYEGFELGNKFPKDGPGLKAKLDQFGLACVSGWYSGFLAELEPGQDNAQAVAAEVERCKAHMSKLQFNGVKVVVYGECAGTVQGQIDTPVSKRPQFASDALWQAYAERLNAFGEHLLKTYGIQLAYHHHMGAYVESPADVDKLMALTDPAKVFLLFDTGHAYFGGAANPVDLLNKHVKRVVHVHCKDVRTPVIAQARNDGWSFLNGVINGTFTVPGDGSIDYAATLKTLKDNGYQGWLVVEAEQDPAVAPSYEYAQKGYRTLRGLVDSLN
- a CDS encoding bifunctional 5-dehydro-2-deoxygluconokinase/5-dehydro-2-deoxyphosphogluconate aldolase, encoding MSQLPFPQGRRHDLACLGRLAVDLYAQQFGSRLEDARSLAMYLGGSSANLAFGVARLGCRSAMISRVGDEQMGRFLTESLRAEGCDTSQVQVDPERLTALVLLGLKDRDTFPLLFVRENCADMAIDAAAIDEAFIAQCRALAITGTHLSTPGTRAAAHKALQAARRSGTVTVLDIDYRPVLWGLTGRGAGENRFVDDAGVTRQLQASLPLFDLLVGTEEEFFIAGGVADELIASLRAVRALCPTAALVVKRGALGCCVIEGDVPDDIDAAPTYRGERVEVLNVLGAGDAFLSGLMASLLQGKDWAESTQVANACGAIVVSRHACSAAMPTPAELAHWFGGSRNPQVDADEQLAHLHRVTAARPSWEDLCVMAFDHRSQFYDIARAAGAAESRIPALKKLLVQAAEQVERSRQLQGHTGVLIDGGDYGRDALASATGRGWWVGRPVELPGSRPLRFDGTRSVGSALIHWPTEQVVKCLVHYHPDDHFELRLQQEQTVLELWEATRESGNELLLEIIPPKAMTPDGTADAAVLRAVKRFYNLGVKPEWWKLAPMQEQGWRDLEALISERDRHCRGAVILGLNQPLDFLAASFANATNPIVKGFMVGRTLWVDASMKWFKGEMDDAAFVDEVARNFAVLVDAWKTRHTAQRAAA
- the iolB gene encoding 5-deoxy-glucuronate isomerase is translated as MVSPLLAKAAPAGREIVNVTPERAGWTHVGFRALRLASGESEAVESGERELCLVVLTGTVDVTIDGETHANLGIRNSVFDEVSPAAVYVPPGKVVHIRAVRAAEVALCSAPADARNRKVSVLDPAKMKRSVRGKGTNTRYVCDILPHDDPTAAHLLVVEVMTPASHSSSYPPHKHDQETPPTETLLEETYYHRLNPPQGFAFQRVYTDDRSLDEACAVEDHDVVMVPRGYHPVVAPHGYDLYYLNVMAGPNRFWVFKNDPAHEWMLE
- a CDS encoding sugar ABC transporter substrate-binding protein, which codes for MKKLLVAAAVSTTLLAPLAAHAQKVGLAMAELDTFLTLLKNGTLDAAKKSGATVQVEDAQADVGKQLSQIQNFIAQKVDAIIVNPVDTDVTPKITKMVTDAKIPLVYVNRKPVDFAKLPAGVAFVASDETVSGTLQTQQVCKLLKGKGDVLVLMGDLSNEAARTRTQDIEDVVKTKECSGLKIADKREGKWSRTNGQDLTTNWLSSGVKFDAIIANNDEMALGAINALKASKKWTPASIVAGIDATPDALASMKAGDLKVTVFQNAAGQGAGAVESALKLIKKQPVDRFVNVPFELVTPENLSKYSGKN
- a CDS encoding substrate-binding domain-containing protein — translated: MTDQLLPGRGRARRAMWTAVVCGALLTPLAAQAQKIGFAVSEQDTFLSLLKDGVVDAGKKSGASILIEDAKGSKSRQLDQIRSWVAQRVDAIVVVPVDTEATRVITHMVNEARIPLVYVNRKPADFEQWPPGVALVASDEKVSGTLQAEEVCRLLNGKGRIVVLMGLLSNEAARTRTQDVDDVLATPACRGIKVLDRRLGSWDRVRARNITLNLVATSATTGKTFDAVVANNDEMALGAIEALKAAKVWTPGFIVAGIDATPDALASMKAGELKVTVLQNAAGQGASAVATALQLIKKQPVPRFVDVPFELVTPASLNPRPPKP
- a CDS encoding sugar ABC transporter ATP-binding protein, whose protein sequence is MSDTATLERPAPAGQVAPPPLLEIRGIRKAFPGVVALDNVGFQLRAGTVHALMGENGAGKSTLMKIIAGVYTPDKGEIRLKGQPVTLKSPIDALSQGIAMIHQELNLMPHMTVAENVWITREPKNRFGFVDHTELRRRTEALFARLNIHIDPLAEVQTLSVASRQMVEIAKAVSYNSDVLIMDEPTSALTETEVAHLFDIIRTLRAQGKGIIYITHKMNELFEIADEFSVFRDGQYIATHASSDVTRDDIIKMMVGREITQMFPKETVPIGEVVLSVRNLSLKGVFDDVSFDIRAGEILGLAGLVGSGRSNVAETLFGVTPATSGSITINGQAMVMDTPAKAMGAGMAFLTEDRKDTGCFLCLDIQTNAEMAVLNQRYVNKLGFVQSSQLTKDSIEMARRLRVKTPDMQEIIQNLSGGNQQKVLVARWLLTHPKILILDEPTRGIDVGAKAEIHKLVSELAGQGVAILMISSEMPEVLGMSDRVAVMHQGRITGILDRSEATQVSVMDLAAK
- the iolD gene encoding 3D-(3,5/4)-trihydroxycyclohexane-1,2-dione acylhydrolase (decyclizing); protein product: MKTQRLTMAQALVKHLAALRMEVEHLDGRASIEPYCGGVFTIFGHGNVAGMGEALVAERERLTTYRAHNEQTMAHAAIAFAKAQFRQRIMAVSTSIGPGATNLVTAAAVAHVNRLPVLLLPGDVFATRRPDPVLQQIESFGQGDVSASDCFRPVTRYFDRLTRPEHILTALPRAIQTMTDPAHCGPACLSLPQDVQAMAFDCPEDFLNPGVLRFRRPPADERELANAIALLRTAQRPLIVAGGGVLYSQAWAALRAFAEAHGVPVVESHGGKSSLPWDHPLNLGAIGVDGVSWANDMAREADVVFAVGTRLQDFTTGSHALFPQAKLLSLNVQPYDAGKWSGAALVADARVGLGQLGTGLAGWTADAAWTARAKQQAAAANARITELTTNVPKDMLPYDAEVIGAVRDSATELGLDSGTRDVVLCAAGTLPAELHKLWRASLPGNYHMEYGYSCMGYEVAGGLGVKMARPGQESIVMVGDGSYMMANSELATSVMLGQKMIVVILDNRGYGCIERLQLKTGSPSFNNMLDDCVPEGGERSTIDFAMHARSMGADAVHVKDVAELKAAMVKARQAKRTQVIVIDTTHTRITDGGCWWEVAIPEVSQRPGVNAAHANHLIAQNGQRL